From the Anoplopoma fimbria isolate UVic2021 breed Golden Eagle Sablefish chromosome 14, Afim_UVic_2022, whole genome shotgun sequence genome, one window contains:
- the LOC129102040 gene encoding tripartite motif-containing protein 16-like, with protein sequence MSADLVEEQREMEPQVAPADPCYAGPEDVGCDVCPGRKRKALKSCLQCRVSYCEQHIQQHYEAPSKKHKLVEAAKLQENICTQHNEVKNIFCLNDQQCLCVSCLMNEHKGHNTVLVSIEITEKQRKLGTQRQEIQQIIQSKAEAVKTLKKEVEAINHSADRAVEDSEKMSTELIHLIEKRSSDVKSKIRSQQEIEVSRAEELQKKLQQEITDLRKRDAELEKLSTTEDQAQFLHNYASLSPLPKSTALPCFNTHPLQHFEDVTAFVSEARKKLKRSCIKELNNISMAVTEVDVLLPQDPKTRAELLQYADCVNELKLDPNTVSMQMSLSEGNRKATSTKDQQVYTDNADRFMNRSQALCETSLAGRHYWEVEWSGLGVSVAVAYKDIARTGDISRFGENDMSWAIECVAKDFHIIYTYKHNSNIIKQTIPNPKSYKVGVFLDHKAGILCFYTISETITLLHKVQTTFSQELYAGLGVYYKGSTAEFCDVK encoded by the coding sequence ATGTCGGCAGATTTAGTGGAGGAACAGAGGGAAATGGagccccaagttgctcctgctGATCCCTGCTATGCCGGACCTGAAGATGTGGGATGTGATGTCTGCCCCGGGAGAAAACGGAAAGCTCTCAAGTCCTGTCTGCAGTGTCGGGTCTCTTACTGTGAGCAGCACATCCAGCAACACTATGAAGCCCCAtcaaagaaacacaagctgGTGGAAGCTGCAAAGCTTCAGGAAAACATCTGTACCCAACATAATGAGGTGAAGAACATTTTCTGTCTGAATGATCAGCAATGTCTCTGTGTTTCCTGCTTAATGAATGAACATAAAGGCCACAACACAGTGTTAGTCTCAATAGAAATTACTGAAAAGCAGAGAAAGCTCGGAACACAGCGACAAGAAATCCAGCAGATTATCCAGAGCAAAGCAGAGGCTGTGAAGACCCTTAAGAAGGAGGTGGAGGCTATCAATCACTCCGCTGATAGGGCAGTGGAGGACAGTGAGAAGATGTCTACTGAGCTGATTCATCTCATTGAGAAAAGGAGCTCCGATGTGAAAAGTAAGATCAGATCCCAGCAGGAAATTGAAGTGAGTCGGGCCGAAGAGCTTCAAaagaagctgcagcaggagaTCACTGATCTGAGGAAGAGAGACGCTGAGCTGGAGAAGCTGTCAACCACAGAGGATCAAGCCCAGTTTCTGCACAATTACGCCTCGCTGTCACCTCTCCCTAAATCTACCGCCTTACCCTGCTTCAATACACATCCTTTGCAACACTTTGAGGATGTGACTGCATTTGTGTCCGAGGCCAGAAAGAAACTAAAGAGAAGCTGTATTAAAGAATTGAACAACATCTCTATGGCAGTGACTGAAGTGGATGTTTTACTGCCACAAGACCCCAAGACGAGAGCTGAACTGTTACAATATGCAGATTGCGTTAATGAATTAAAACTGGATCCAAACACAGTGAGCATGCAGATGTCATTATCTGAAGGGAACAGAAAAGCAACAAGTACGAAAGATCAACAGGTGTACACTGATAACGCGGACAGATTCATGAACAGGTCTCAGGCTCTGTGTGAAACAAGTCTGGCTGGGCGTCATTACTGGGAAGTGGAGTGGAGTGGCTTAGGAGTGTCAGTAGCAGTTGCATACAAGGATATTGCCAGAACAGGAGATATAAGTAGATTTGGTGAGAATGACATGTCTTGGGCAATAGAGTGTGTGGCCAAAGATTTTCATATAATTTATACTTACAAACATAACAGtaacattataaaacaaaccATTCCAAACCCTAAGTCCTACAAAGTAGGAGTGTTCCTGGATCACAAGGCAGGTATCCTTTGTTTTTACACCATCTCTGAAACTATCACTCTCCTTCACAAAGTCCAGACCACATTCAGTCAGGAACTCTATGCTGGACTTggtgtttattataaaggatCTACAGCTGAGTTTTGTGACGTCAAGTAG